The segment CCTATTGCCTGCTGGGGCAAGTGCGGCTGCACAGGTTACAGGTATGGTATATCTGCCACCGAGATGGGAAAGTGAAAAAGTATTTCAGTATTAGATGTTATGGAGATAGAATATCACTGTAAGGGTTAATATGTATCCATTTATTCCTTCTCTTAATGAGTCCGCATGTACCAGTCATTAGGCCTCCACACGTCTTGTTCTCTTTGGGGCCCGGTAATGAATCCCAGTAGCTTCGTAATTACGTCACCAGAGTCAGATCCCCGGTAAATGGTTGTAAACTCGTTACCAAAATAAATTAATCTCCTTAATGAACCTCCACGGCCCGAGATAATCAGCAGCTCCGTGAATTTACCTTATCGGCCTTCAAACACAACATAGGACATCATATAGTACGGTTCATACAaggtttaaaatatatatttttttggaggaATTTTTACCTGTTTTATTTATAAAGATAGGTTTTGTAAGTTCCTAATATCCGTTGTGTTTaatagatctctgcttgctgtcagtgagtggaaGCGGTTGTGTTAACATCTAGAGGCTAAAATCATATCCTGCTCATACAGCTGCAAAGCTACTTAAAAGAGAAacctctgatacactgtaacaagctCTGACCCTCTATAAGCAGCCCATTATTAGGTCAGATTATCAACCTTTGAATGTAAACATCCCCCTCaggcatgacacaatgtatcacttTTTCCCAGTGTTCCATTCATTTTGTATCCATTTCTCTGCATTTATATATCGCTCTTTATCTATAGAAACCAGTGGTGTACATAGAAAAGGGGTGGGCCTATAGCAAAGGCCAACACGGCCCACCAGGACAGAAAGACCTGGTGGTTATTTCCCCCTCCACACCCTTTTCATGACCCTTCCTCTTGTTTGCTATCAATaagttcctctggagaggggagtcctgcaccGGTTCTTACCACCTAATGGCATGGGACCATCCTTGGCTTCACCCCCTCTATACAGGGGGCCCATAGCAGCCACATGCCGTGCCTCTATTGTATGTACGCTCTTGACAGCAGCCTGTTATGTTAATCCATTTCCAAtctctttttttctaaattacaaaaaaaatctcACTATTTAATGATTCTGGAAGGTTTGTTTCCAGATTTAGTAGGGTTTGTAATGGACTCTTAAAGGACTAATATATGCAAAActaatacactgtgttatgtcttGTGCATGGCCTTAGGGGGTGGAGCTTGACAAGGATTTAAAGAACATTAAAGAAAgaatgtgtcatgctccaccccctcaagCCCTGCACTCAGCATAATACCATGTATTGGTTTTGCCTCTAGTATTCCTTTAAACAACAATGTGCCGGAAACTAGATGCAAAAATGCAGAAAGTTAAACTTTTTGGAATTGCAGAAATGATGGAGTAGACAGACAGATGCCGGTTTTGAATTTTGAAACAGAATGGAACTTTTTCAATTCCATTGAAATTCATTGGCTGCTCAACTCATACATTCCTACATATGGGGGCACATCTTCACTCTCCTACACCTGTCATTTGAGCAACTTGATACCTTGCTGCATGTTTGAAAGAAGCCTGAAACATAATAATGTCATCAATGCTCCGGATCCACAAATATCTGTTACGTGAAACTAATATCAGACATTGTTTTTTCCTTCCTAAAAACATTGCGCGAGTGaaaagaacaataaaaaaaatccgGTCTGAGGTGACCATTGAACTGGGATCAAAACACCTTAAGCCAGATGGTCAAGTAAGATGATAACCCAGTATAAGTATATTATGAAAACATATATCACTGGCCAAATATTACTGAAGGAACATATTTAGGTTTCCGAGAGGTTTCCTCTACATGGGGGTTGAGAAGTGGCATAAATATGACATAATACAGTAAAGCAAAACCATTTTATCTAGACATCTTAAAATAAGTACGTCTGAAATGTTTCTTAAAGGCTCCCTTCACTTCTTTGTTCCTCAAGCAGTAAATAATTGGATTAACGAGAGGAGTCAACATGCTATATAAGAGAGAAGCCAAGTGTTCCACCTCCAAGGAGTATCCTGAAGGTCCTACATAGTTGAAGTTAGCTGTCCCATAGAACATGGTCACCACAATGAGATGGGATGAACATGTGGAAAATGCCTTCCAACGACCTTCAGAAGACTTGATCTTCATGATGGTGGAGATGATGTGGACGTAGGAGATGACAATGTAGAGAAATGGGGTAAAACCTAGAAAAATGCTGACTACATACAACAAAATTTTACTGGTTTTGGTTTGATTACAAGCCGCTTGTATGATTGGAGGAACATCGCAGTAGAAATGGTTGATGCTCTGCTCTGACCGACAGAATTTGAGGTTGGCGGTCATGACCGTGTGAAGAACAGAATTTAGGAATCCACTTAACCACGATGCCACAGCAAGACTGGCACAaagcctgttactcatcaccaCGGCATAACGTAACGGGTTGCATATGGCAACAAAACGGTCGTACGCCATGACGGCCAACAGTATACACTCGGCTCCTCCAAGTGATACAAACACATACAACTGGAAGATACATTTTCGGAAGGAAATCTTTTTGTTGCTTGTTATGCAGTTAAATAGCATCAATGGGAGTGTGGCCGAGGAGTAGAGGATGTCCAGCAAGGAGAGGTTACTCAGGAAAAAGTACATGGGGTTGTGGAGATGGGAATCAACTCTAATGATGATGAAAATGCAGAAATTGCCAATCAGGATTGTGCTATAGATAACAAAAAATAAAGCGGTGACAAAGAACCAACCATCAGAAAAATTAAGAAGCAAAAAGTTTTCCAGTGACGTGAAGTTCTCCTGTAGTTCAATCAATGGCATCTAAAATAGAAATATATATGATGTGAAGTGTACCACTTAAGATCCTAGTATACTGCAGATAGTCACCTTCCATGTTGCCAGGAATGGTTTTGGGGATTGGAGAATTGGGAAACTGCCCAGGACAGGCTTTTCAACAAGGTCCTTTGAGGACAGGACAGGAGCAAACTAAAACCACCCAGTATTATTTagtggtgtatggtggtattgtttgaGAATCGAACAGGCAGTATTATGCAGGCTCTTTAAgggagtattatttggatacagcaCATCATTTGGGCactttatgggggtattatgtgggctaTATATCGCAGAATTCTCTTGGCACAAAAGGAGGGCGGTTCTTTGCCCTGGACCCCAATTTTTATAAAACTGATTCTGTATGTGGGCTCATCTTTTGTTAAGTGTGGGGGGCAGGGTTCCTCACTGGTCAGCTCTACAGCGTTGCCGTTCTTGGCACCATAGGTTTGAACATGGTTTCCTCCAGTATTTTAAACATATGCTTACGTTAAAGGGACTTTATGGTAAAATTATACATTGTGTTCTGCATAGTGCagggcatagttacatagttacatagttacatagttagtacggctgaaaaaagacacatgtccatcaagttcaaccaagggaagggaaaagggaaggaaaaatttctacacataggagctaatatttttttgttctaggaaattatctaacccttttttaaagccatctactgtccctgctgtgaccagctcctgcggtaggctattccataaattcaccgttctcactgtaaagaagccttgtcgcctctgcagcttgaacctttttttctccagacggagggagtgcccccttgttttttgagggggttttacaaggaacaggatttcaccatattttttgtatttgccattcatatatttatataagttaatcatgtccccccttagtcgtcttttttcaaggctaaataggtttaattctttcaatcttccctcataacttaaattctccatgcccctaattagcttcgttgctcttctttgtattttttccaactccagggcatcctttctatgaactggagcccagaactggactgcatattctagatgaggcctcactaatgctttgtaaagtggtaatattacatccctgtcccgcgagtccatgcctcttttaatacacgacaatatcctgctggcctttgaagcagctgattgacactgcatgctgttattgagtttatgatttacaagtacacccagatccttctcaacaagtgaatccgccagtgtagctccccctaggacatatgatgcatgcaggttgttggtacccagatgcataactttacatttatctacattaaacttcatctgccaagtggacgcccaaacacttagtttgtttaaatctgcctgcaattcacgaacatcttccatagtctgaactatattacatagcttggtgtcatctgcaaaaatagaaatagtgctattaatcccatcctctatatcattaataaataagttgaataataggggtcccagcactgaaccctggggtacaccacttataaccggtgaccattcagagtaggaatcattgaccacaactctctggatacggtccttgagccaattctcaatccaattacaaactatattttctaaacctatagtccttaatttacccattaggcgtctatgggggacagtgtcaaatgcctttgcaaagtccaaaaacactaaatccacagcggcccctctgtctagacttctgctcacctcttcataaaaacagattaggttattttgacaacttctgtccttagtaaaaccgtgctggctgtcacttataatgctatttattgtcacataatcctgtatatagtccctcaatagcccctcaaacattttccccacgatggatgttaagcttactggtctataattacccggtgaagacctagagccctttttgaaaataggcaccacatttgccctgcgccagtcccttggcactatggcagtcactagagattctctgaatattatgaaaagggggacagaaataactgaactaagctctttaagaactctagggtgtaacccatctggtcccggggccttgtgcacatttattttatttaatttagcttggaccatcactacattcatccaattcagtatatcaactgatatattaacagcactggcaccggctacatcagctgctctttcttcagttgtatatacagagctaaagaacccatttagtaactctgccttctcttgatcccctgtgatcaactccccattaccactatctaggggtcctacatgttcagacctg is part of the Rhinoderma darwinii isolate aRhiDar2 chromosome 10, aRhiDar2.hap1, whole genome shotgun sequence genome and harbors:
- the LOC142662378 gene encoding olfactory receptor 5V1-like, with amino-acid sequence MPLIELQENFTSLENFLLLNFSDGWFFVTALFFVIYSTILIGNFCIFIIIRVDSHLHNPMYFFLSNLSLLDILYSSATLPLMLFNCITSNKKISFRKCIFQLYVFVSLGGAECILLAVMAYDRFVAICNPLRYAVVMSNRLCASLAVASWLSGFLNSVLHTVMTANLKFCRSEQSINHFYCDVPPIIQAACNQTKTSKILLYVVSIFLGFTPFLYIVISYVHIISTIMKIKSSEGRWKAFSTCSSHLIVVTMFYGTANFNYVGPSGYSLEVEHLASLLYSMLTPLVNPIIYCLRNKEVKGAFKKHFRRTYFKMSR